One genomic segment of Ictalurus punctatus breed USDA103 chromosome 4, Coco_2.0, whole genome shotgun sequence includes these proteins:
- the ube2na gene encoding ubiquitin-conjugating enzyme E2Na isoform X1, whose amino-acid sequence MAHTAVFKREETQRLLAEPVPGIKAEPDEGNARYFHVVIAGPQDSPFEGGTFKLELFLPEEYPMAAPKVRFMTKIYHPNVDKLGRICLDILKDKWSPALQIRTVLLSIQALLSAPNPDDPLANDVAEQWKTNEAQAIETARTWTRLYAGNNIEV is encoded by the exons gaaactCAGCGTTTGTTGGCAGAGCCCGTGCCAGGCATCAAAGCAGAGCCCGATGAAGGGAATGCTCGCTACTTCCATGTGGTCATCGCTGGACCTCAGGACTCCCCCTTTGAGGGAGGAACTTTTAAACTTGAACTCTTTCTTCCCGAAGAATACCCCATGGCAGCTCCGAAAGTACGCTTCATGACCAAAATATATCATCCCAATGTTGACAAGCTGGGGAGAATATGCCTAGATATCTTGAAGG ATAAGTGGTCCCCAGCCTTGCAGATCCGCACAGTGCTGCTATCAATCCAGGCATTACTAAGTGCTCCCAACCCTGATGATCCTCTAGCAAACGATGTTGCAGAGCAGTGGAAGACCAACGAAGCTCAAGCCATAGAAACAG cccGGACATGGACCAGGCTTTACGCTGGGAACAATATTGAAGTCTAG
- the ube2na gene encoding ubiquitin-conjugating enzyme E2Na has translation MAGLPRRIIKETQRLLAEPVPGIKAEPDEGNARYFHVVIAGPQDSPFEGGTFKLELFLPEEYPMAAPKVRFMTKIYHPNVDKLGRICLDILKDKWSPALQIRTVLLSIQALLSAPNPDDPLANDVAEQWKTNEAQAIETARTWTRLYAGNNIEV, from the exons gaaactCAGCGTTTGTTGGCAGAGCCCGTGCCAGGCATCAAAGCAGAGCCCGATGAAGGGAATGCTCGCTACTTCCATGTGGTCATCGCTGGACCTCAGGACTCCCCCTTTGAGGGAGGAACTTTTAAACTTGAACTCTTTCTTCCCGAAGAATACCCCATGGCAGCTCCGAAAGTACGCTTCATGACCAAAATATATCATCCCAATGTTGACAAGCTGGGGAGAATATGCCTAGATATCTTGAAGG ATAAGTGGTCCCCAGCCTTGCAGATCCGCACAGTGCTGCTATCAATCCAGGCATTACTAAGTGCTCCCAACCCTGATGATCCTCTAGCAAACGATGTTGCAGAGCAGTGGAAGACCAACGAAGCTCAAGCCATAGAAACAG cccGGACATGGACCAGGCTTTACGCTGGGAACAATATTGAAGTCTAG